Proteins from one Amycolatopsis benzoatilytica AK 16/65 genomic window:
- a CDS encoding acyltransferase family protein, whose product MSGSTVAAPERPGKPPAGPAARARFRPELQGVRALASVLVVVYHVWFDRISGGLDIFFLISGFLITGQVYRALLRGRIELRATWGRMIKRLFPAAMTVLLTIVVVSQFLLPQDRWFQTIREVVAAALFYENWQLASDSVDYFAQHNSASLVQHFWSLSIQGQFYLLWPLLFAGLGLLVRRLGWSLRRTVNLVLGLLFVSSLAYSVYLTSADQPLAYFHGLTRVWEFALGGLLAMFIDAVALPRLLRIVLGWAGVAGIVLCGALLDVDRSFPGWIALWPTVAAGLVLMAGQTESALGADRWLSSKSMNYVGNLSFSLYLWHWPVLVFYLVARDRPAVGLLGGTFVVGVSFLLAIVTYHLIENPVRLSAIGAVKPSGAYRFGVLALAPVLVASGVWQGVSSTRANFEIAVGDPDHPGAVAHAQGYVYRGGPAPSIVPPTVKLADDWARSSKDQCSTSPRNKELQICTEDPEGPPTKSVVLVGDSHIQQYLATFRPAIVSDGWQIKTMLKGACPYSAGSDLMPGDPGCVAWNKAVTDELLETRPDAVVVLSTINAKPGPHEKTPAGFLDVWSTLDKAGIPVVGVRDNPRYTFNMASCVAEKSPTDPACSVPRPAAIAATPAYEKIDDVPDNVTFLDFTDYYCDEKNCRAVVGNVLVYMDDNHPSATFNTTLAPIAVPELKRSLKW is encoded by the coding sequence ATGTCCGGTAGCACCGTGGCCGCCCCGGAGCGACCCGGCAAACCGCCGGCCGGCCCGGCCGCCAGGGCCCGGTTCCGCCCCGAACTGCAGGGCGTGCGCGCGCTGGCGTCGGTGCTGGTCGTGGTCTACCACGTGTGGTTCGACCGGATCTCCGGCGGACTCGACATCTTCTTCCTGATCTCCGGGTTCCTGATCACCGGCCAGGTGTACCGGGCGCTGCTGCGCGGCCGGATCGAGCTGCGCGCCACCTGGGGACGGATGATCAAGCGGCTCTTCCCGGCCGCGATGACCGTCCTGCTGACGATCGTGGTCGTGTCGCAGTTCCTGCTGCCGCAGGACCGCTGGTTCCAGACCATCCGCGAGGTCGTCGCGGCGGCGCTGTTCTACGAGAACTGGCAGCTCGCGTCCGATTCGGTGGACTACTTCGCGCAGCACAACAGCGCGAGCCTGGTGCAGCACTTCTGGTCGCTGTCCATCCAGGGCCAGTTCTACCTCCTCTGGCCGCTGTTGTTCGCCGGTCTCGGCCTGCTGGTGCGCAGGCTCGGCTGGTCGTTGCGGCGCACCGTGAACCTCGTGCTGGGGTTGCTGTTCGTCTCGTCGCTGGCCTATTCGGTCTACCTGACCTCGGCGGACCAGCCGCTGGCCTACTTCCACGGCCTGACCCGGGTCTGGGAGTTCGCGCTCGGCGGGCTGCTGGCGATGTTCATCGACGCGGTCGCGCTGCCCCGGCTGCTGCGGATCGTGCTCGGCTGGGCGGGCGTAGCCGGGATCGTGCTGTGCGGTGCGCTGCTCGACGTCGACCGCTCGTTCCCCGGCTGGATCGCGCTGTGGCCGACCGTCGCGGCGGGCCTGGTGCTGATGGCGGGCCAGACCGAGAGCGCGCTCGGCGCGGACCGTTGGCTCAGCTCGAAGTCCATGAACTACGTCGGGAACCTGAGCTTCTCGCTCTACCTCTGGCACTGGCCGGTACTGGTGTTCTACCTGGTCGCCCGCGACCGGCCGGCGGTCGGCCTGCTCGGCGGGACGTTCGTCGTCGGCGTGTCGTTCCTGCTGGCGATCGTGACCTACCACCTCATCGAAAACCCGGTCCGGCTGTCGGCGATCGGCGCCGTCAAGCCGTCGGGCGCCTACCGGTTCGGCGTCCTCGCGCTCGCCCCGGTGCTGGTCGCGAGCGGGGTCTGGCAGGGCGTGAGCAGCACGCGGGCGAACTTCGAGATCGCTGTCGGCGACCCGGACCACCCGGGCGCGGTCGCGCACGCGCAGGGGTATGTCTACCGCGGCGGGCCGGCCCCGTCGATCGTGCCGCCCACCGTGAAGCTCGCCGACGACTGGGCCCGCAGCTCGAAAGACCAGTGCTCGACGTCGCCGCGCAACAAGGAGCTGCAGATCTGCACCGAGGACCCGGAAGGGCCGCCGACCAAGAGCGTCGTGCTGGTCGGGGATTCGCACATCCAGCAGTACCTGGCGACGTTCCGTCCCGCGATCGTCTCCGACGGCTGGCAGATCAAGACCATGCTGAAGGGCGCCTGCCCGTACTCGGCCGGTTCCGACCTGATGCCGGGCGACCCGGGCTGCGTCGCCTGGAACAAGGCGGTGACCGACGAACTGCTCGAGACCCGGCCGGACGCGGTCGTCGTGCTGAGCACGATCAACGCCAAGCCCGGCCCGCACGAGAAGACGCCGGCGGGCTTTCTCGACGTCTGGTCGACCTTGGACAAGGCGGGCATCCCGGTGGTGGGCGTGCGCGACAACCCGCGCTACACGTTCAACATGGCCAGCTGCGTCGCCGAGAAGAGCCCGACCGACCCGGCGTGTTCGGTGCCGCGGCCGGCCGCGATCGCCGCGACCCCGGCGTACGAGAAGATCGACGACGTCCCGGACAACGTCACGTTCCTGGACTTCACCGACTACTACTGCGACGAGAAGAACTGCCGCGCGGTGGTCGGGAACGTGCTGGTGTACATGGACGACAACCATCCGTCCGCGACGTTCAACACGACGCTCGCGCCGATCGCGGTCCCCGAGCTGAAGCGCAGCCTGAAGTGGTGA
- a CDS encoding amino-acid N-acetyltransferase, translating into MSPEARPPSVRRARIADVRKIKALVDSDAGRVLLEKDLVTLYEAVQEFWVVTDEREGSADVLGAAALHVLWEDIGELRTVVVDKAARGRGIGHALVGRLVEEARELGLKRLFVLTFETSFFSGHGFVEIDGAPVSHEVYEEMRRSLDPGVAEFLDLPYVKPNTLGNSRMLLEFS; encoded by the coding sequence GTGTCCCCCGAAGCCCGACCGCCGTCCGTCCGCCGCGCGCGGATCGCCGACGTCCGCAAGATCAAGGCCCTGGTCGATTCCGACGCGGGGCGGGTGCTCCTGGAAAAGGACCTGGTCACGCTTTACGAGGCGGTGCAGGAGTTCTGGGTGGTGACCGACGAGCGGGAAGGTTCGGCCGACGTGCTCGGCGCGGCCGCCCTGCACGTGCTGTGGGAGGACATCGGCGAACTTCGCACCGTGGTGGTCGACAAGGCGGCCCGCGGCCGCGGGATCGGCCACGCGCTGGTCGGACGGCTCGTCGAAGAAGCCCGGGAGCTGGGCTTGAAGCGGCTGTTCGTGCTCACCTTCGAGACGTCGTTCTTCTCCGGGCACGGGTTCGTGGAGATCGACGGCGCGCCGGTGTCGCACGAGGTGTACGAGGAGATGCGGCGCTCGCTCGACCCGGGCGTGGCGGAGTTCCTCGACCTGCCGTACGTGAAGCCGAACACGCTCGGCAATTCGCGGATGCTGCTCGAGTTCTCCTGA
- a CDS encoding DNA translocase FtsK, whose product MAGSATRKRSTAGSGGKAPARSSRTPAKSRAGAASRSSKGGSTRASSSRSGSSRGGSSARPRSSARRPAKRTSSTGAFGRGVRGAWNLAAKGLGSLARTVGRTRELEAEHRRDGLALGLIALAIVAAVGVWWRAAGPIGTGVEIAARTVFGAGSVTLPLVLVVVAVALMRSEPRPEVRPRMVVGTVLVVLAVLGMLHIFTALPDTNDGRMYAGGIIGAFSGGLLTAGVTTWVAVPLLILALLFGILVFTGTPVRDIPHRLRTWGLDEHELAEYEGDGEEAGLEPDPVPEAEPKPVRLRKPSRRRQATSDQEGEQLDIEAALAEPAMPIRPPKPVAPPAEIPEKKPKKAPEPALSVTRAVEGDYALPPPDLLKLGDAPKSRSKANDQMIEAITGVLEQFNVDAQVTGFTRGPTVTRYEVELGPGVKVEKITALTKNIAYAVATDNVRLLAPIPGKSAVGIEVPNSDREMVRLGDVLRAPSTVRDNHPMLIGLGKDIEGEFVTANLTKMPHLLVAGSTGSGKSSFVNSMLVSLLARATPDECRMILIDPKMVELTPYEGIPHLITPIITQPKKAAAALAWLVEEMEQRYQDMQANRVRHIDDFNAKVRSGDITAPPGSERVYQPYPYIMAIVDELADLMMTAPRDVEDAIVRITQKARAAGIHLVLATQRPSVDVVTGLIKTNVPSRLAFATSSLTDSRVILDQPGAEKLIGMGDALYLPMGAGKPVRIQGAFVGDEEIAAVVNFAKEQAQPDYNDGVTSAKAGEKKEIDADIGDDLDVLLQAAELIVTSQFGSTSMLQRKLRVGFAKAGRLMDLLESRGVVGPSEGSKARDVLIKPEELESVLFMIRGGSDAGGAPAGGEDEDF is encoded by the coding sequence ATGGCTGGGTCGGCGACAAGGAAGCGGAGCACGGCAGGAAGCGGCGGGAAGGCACCGGCGCGCAGTTCGCGTACGCCGGCGAAGTCCCGGGCCGGTGCTGCCAGCAGGTCGTCGAAAGGCGGCTCGACCAGGGCATCGTCCTCCCGGTCGGGCTCGTCCCGAGGCGGCTCCTCCGCCCGGCCCCGCAGCTCCGCCCGCAGGCCCGCGAAGCGCACGAGCTCGACCGGCGCGTTCGGCCGCGGCGTCCGCGGCGCCTGGAACCTCGCTGCGAAGGGGCTCGGCTCGCTGGCCCGCACGGTCGGGCGCACCCGGGAGCTGGAAGCCGAACACCGGCGCGACGGGCTCGCGCTCGGGCTGATCGCGCTGGCCATCGTCGCCGCGGTCGGCGTGTGGTGGCGGGCGGCCGGGCCGATCGGGACCGGCGTCGAGATCGCCGCCCGGACCGTCTTCGGCGCGGGCTCGGTCACCCTGCCGCTGGTGCTGGTGGTGGTCGCGGTCGCGCTGATGCGGTCCGAGCCGAGGCCGGAGGTGCGGCCGCGGATGGTCGTCGGCACCGTGCTGGTCGTGCTGGCCGTGCTCGGAATGCTGCACATCTTCACCGCGCTTCCGGACACCAACGACGGCCGGATGTACGCCGGCGGCATTATCGGCGCGTTCTCCGGCGGCCTGCTGACCGCGGGCGTCACGACATGGGTCGCGGTGCCGCTGCTGATCCTCGCGCTGCTGTTCGGCATCCTCGTGTTCACCGGCACTCCGGTCCGTGACATCCCGCACCGCCTGCGCACCTGGGGCCTCGACGAGCACGAACTGGCCGAGTACGAGGGCGACGGCGAGGAAGCCGGACTCGAGCCGGACCCGGTCCCCGAGGCCGAACCGAAGCCGGTGCGGCTGCGCAAGCCGTCGCGCCGCCGGCAAGCTACGTCCGACCAGGAAGGCGAGCAGCTCGACATCGAAGCCGCGCTCGCCGAGCCGGCGATGCCGATCCGGCCGCCGAAGCCGGTCGCGCCGCCGGCCGAGATTCCGGAGAAGAAGCCGAAGAAGGCTCCGGAGCCCGCGCTGTCGGTCACCCGCGCGGTCGAGGGCGACTACGCGCTGCCCCCGCCGGACCTGCTGAAGCTCGGCGACGCGCCGAAGTCGCGCAGCAAGGCCAACGACCAGATGATCGAGGCGATCACCGGCGTCCTCGAGCAGTTCAACGTCGACGCGCAAGTCACCGGCTTCACCCGGGGCCCGACGGTCACCCGGTACGAGGTCGAGCTCGGCCCAGGCGTGAAGGTCGAGAAGATCACCGCGCTGACCAAGAACATCGCCTACGCGGTGGCGACCGACAACGTCCGGCTGCTCGCGCCGATCCCGGGCAAGTCCGCGGTCGGCATCGAGGTGCCGAACTCCGACCGCGAGATGGTGCGCCTCGGCGACGTGCTGCGCGCGCCGTCCACCGTCCGGGACAACCACCCGATGCTGATCGGGCTGGGCAAGGACATCGAGGGCGAGTTCGTCACCGCGAACCTGACGAAGATGCCGCACTTGCTGGTGGCCGGTTCCACTGGCTCCGGTAAATCCAGTTTCGTGAACTCGATGCTGGTGTCGCTGCTGGCCCGGGCGACGCCGGACGAGTGCCGGATGATCCTGATCGACCCGAAGATGGTCGAGCTGACGCCGTACGAGGGCATCCCGCACCTGATCACGCCCATCATCACCCAGCCGAAGAAGGCCGCCGCCGCGCTGGCCTGGCTGGTGGAGGAGATGGAGCAGCGGTATCAGGACATGCAGGCCAACCGGGTCCGGCACATCGACGACTTCAACGCCAAGGTGCGCTCCGGCGACATCACCGCGCCGCCCGGCAGCGAACGCGTCTACCAGCCCTACCCGTACATCATGGCGATCGTCGACGAGCTGGCCGACCTGATGATGACCGCGCCCCGCGACGTCGAGGACGCGATCGTCCGGATCACCCAGAAGGCCCGCGCCGCCGGCATCCACCTGGTGCTCGCGACCCAGCGGCCGTCGGTCGACGTGGTCACCGGCCTGATCAAGACGAACGTGCCCTCGCGGCTCGCGTTCGCCACCTCGTCGCTCACCGACTCGCGGGTCATCCTCGACCAGCCGGGCGCGGAGAAACTGATCGGCATGGGCGACGCGCTCTACCTGCCGATGGGGGCCGGGAAACCGGTCCGCATCCAGGGCGCGTTCGTAGGCGACGAAGAGATCGCCGCGGTCGTCAACTTCGCCAAGGAACAGGCGCAGCCGGACTACAACGACGGCGTCACCAGCGCCAAGGCCGGCGAGAAGAAGGAGATCGACGCGGACATCGGCGACGACCTCGACGTCCTGCTGCAGGCCGCCGAGCTGATCGTCACGTCGCAGTTCGGGTCCACGTCGATGCTGCAGCGCAAGCTGCGGGTCGGCTTCGCCAAGGCGGGCCGGCTGATGGACCTGCTGGAAAGCCGCGGCGTGGTCGGCCCGTCCGAGGGCTCGAAGGCCCGCGACGTGCTGATCAAGCCGGAGGAACTGGAGTCGGTGCTGTTCATGATCCGCGGCGGCTCCGACGCGGGCGGCGCACCGGCCGGCGGCGAGGACGAAGACTTCTGA
- a CDS encoding lysophospholipid acyltransferase family protein, with protein sequence MFALQQDDVPAPRRAPAIWRTMLNLDRGLVNLVGQLTVTGSVPRELRGKPLLMAANHIGVFDAFVLMAACKRIGINPRFMLAGGILDAPVIGPALRVSGHLRVDRKEAAAQATTARGQFDEAAEALRTTREPIIVYPEGRISHDPGLWPERGKTGAARLALAAGVPVIPISQWGAHEAVYWGTETVNGPGDLLPLVRSGLSAPLRRPRFQVHFGAPVDLSGVEPERPGAGVRAHAKIMQAITDGLIPLRRQEPIRPRFYDPTRPTDTVSPWKPRRQPGR encoded by the coding sequence ATGTTCGCGCTGCAACAGGACGATGTCCCGGCTCCGCGCCGCGCCCCGGCGATCTGGCGGACGATGCTCAACCTCGACCGCGGGCTGGTGAACCTCGTCGGGCAGCTCACCGTGACCGGTTCGGTGCCGCGCGAACTGCGCGGCAAGCCGCTGCTGATGGCCGCCAACCACATCGGCGTGTTCGACGCCTTCGTGCTCATGGCCGCCTGCAAGCGGATCGGCATCAACCCGCGGTTCATGCTGGCCGGCGGGATCCTGGACGCGCCGGTCATCGGACCGGCGCTGCGAGTCAGCGGGCACCTGCGGGTGGACCGGAAGGAAGCCGCGGCGCAGGCGACCACCGCGCGGGGCCAGTTCGACGAGGCGGCCGAAGCGCTGCGCACCACCCGGGAGCCGATCATCGTCTACCCGGAGGGCCGGATCAGCCACGACCCGGGACTGTGGCCGGAACGAGGCAAAACCGGCGCCGCACGGCTCGCGCTCGCCGCGGGCGTGCCGGTGATCCCGATCAGCCAGTGGGGCGCGCACGAGGCGGTGTACTGGGGCACCGAAACCGTGAACGGCCCCGGCGACCTGCTCCCGCTGGTCCGGTCCGGACTCAGCGCCCCGCTGCGCCGGCCGCGGTTCCAGGTGCATTTCGGCGCGCCGGTAGACCTCTCCGGCGTCGAACCGGAGCGACCCGGGGCGGGCGTGCGCGCGCACGCGAAGATCATGCAGGCGATCACCGACGGGCTGATCCCGCTGCGTCGCCAGGAACCGATCCGGCCGCGCTTCTACGACCCGACCCGGCCGACCGACACGGTCAGCCCGTGGAAGCCCCGGCGCCAGCCCGGACGGTGA
- a CDS encoding flavodoxin family protein, with translation MSTRILVVYYSATGNTAALAGALAEGAASTGAEVRVRTVPESAPAEAVASNRRWQAWVGTGPHHDLAALADLEWADGLALGSPTRFGGPAAQLKSFVDTTGGLWAQGKLADKVATSFTSRGIRTGSFVSGKSAAPDSVALQALRLQGQRLATVASHVATGLKKLD, from the coding sequence GTGAGCACTCGCATTCTCGTCGTGTACTACAGCGCCACCGGGAACACCGCCGCTCTCGCCGGCGCGCTCGCCGAGGGAGCTGCCTCGACTGGCGCCGAAGTTCGGGTCCGGACCGTCCCGGAATCCGCGCCCGCGGAAGCCGTGGCCAGCAATCGGCGCTGGCAAGCCTGGGTCGGCACCGGGCCGCACCACGACCTCGCGGCTCTCGCCGACCTCGAGTGGGCCGATGGCCTGGCGCTGGGCAGCCCGACCCGGTTCGGCGGGCCCGCCGCCCAGCTGAAGTCCTTTGTGGACACCACGGGTGGACTGTGGGCGCAAGGGAAGCTGGCGGACAAGGTCGCGACGTCGTTCACGAGTCGGGGAATCCGTACGGGATCGTTCGTGTCGGGCAAGTCGGCGGCACCGGATTCGGTTGCGCTGCAAGCATTGCGGCTTCAGGGGCAGCGGCTGGCTACGGTGGCTTCCCACGTGGCGACGGGGTTGAAGAAGCTGGATTAA
- a CDS encoding EamA family transporter: MTAELPLLAPPRAVHRGRGLVFVVLAAVLFSTSGSLAKPAMTAGLTPEQVATLRIGLAGVLLLAGTALFAPRALRIRRGEWPVLLGYGALGVAGTQLLYFIAAARIPVGIAILLEFMSPVLIALWVRVVRKKRLPGVLWLGIGLAMAGLALVAQVWQGLRLDFVGLLAGLGAAVCSAGYFLLGERALADREPLGLVTWGMVIGAVLVSVAAPPWTVPVKATVQTVPFGPWTPPLWLLLAGLVVLSTALAYLAGITALRHLPASVASVVGLVEPIAAAAFAWAFLGEALAWPQALGAVLLLSGAFLVQRRTAALA, translated from the coding sequence GTGACCGCCGAGCTTCCCCTCCTCGCCCCGCCCCGCGCCGTCCACCGCGGCCGGGGCCTGGTGTTCGTCGTTCTCGCCGCCGTGCTGTTCAGCACCTCCGGGTCGTTGGCCAAACCCGCCATGACCGCCGGTCTCACCCCGGAACAGGTAGCCACCCTGCGGATCGGCCTGGCCGGCGTTCTCCTCCTCGCCGGCACCGCGCTGTTCGCCCCGCGCGCGCTGCGCATCCGACGCGGCGAGTGGCCGGTCCTGCTCGGCTACGGCGCGCTCGGCGTGGCCGGCACCCAGCTTCTCTACTTCATCGCCGCGGCAAGGATTCCGGTCGGCATCGCCATCCTGCTCGAGTTCATGTCGCCGGTGCTGATCGCGCTCTGGGTGCGCGTCGTGCGCAAGAAACGGCTCCCCGGCGTGCTCTGGCTGGGAATCGGGCTCGCGATGGCCGGGCTGGCCCTCGTCGCCCAGGTCTGGCAGGGACTCCGGCTCGACTTCGTCGGCCTGCTCGCCGGACTGGGCGCGGCCGTCTGCTCCGCCGGGTACTTCCTGCTCGGCGAGCGCGCGCTCGCCGACCGCGAGCCGCTCGGGCTGGTCACCTGGGGGATGGTGATCGGCGCGGTCCTGGTCAGTGTCGCGGCGCCGCCGTGGACGGTTCCGGTGAAAGCCACCGTGCAGACCGTCCCGTTCGGCCCCTGGACGCCGCCGTTGTGGCTGCTGCTCGCCGGGCTCGTCGTGCTCTCGACGGCGCTCGCCTACCTCGCCGGGATCACCGCGCTGCGGCATCTGCCGGCGTCGGTCGCGAGCGTCGTGGGGCTGGTCGAACCGATCGCGGCCGCCGCGTTCGCGTGGGCGTTTCTCGGCGAGGCACTCGCCTGGCCGCAGGCGCTCGGCGCGGTCCTCCTGCTCAGCGGCGCTTTCCTGGTCCAGCGGCGGACCGCCGCGCTCGCCTGA
- a CDS encoding ribonuclease J: protein MSSLPAGPGPTHLPPALPEGALRVVALGGIGEVGRNMTVFEYDGRLLIVDCGVLFPEDDQPGVDLILPDFRAIEDRLDDIDGLVLTHGHEDHIGAVPFLLRLRPDVPIYGSRFTNALLAAKAKEHRQRPKLIEVREGERRKVGAFDLEFFAVNHSIPDALAVAIRTPAGVVLHTGDIKLDQLPLDGRLTDLAGFSRLGDEGVDLFCVDSTNAEVPGFVMPERDIGPVLDDVIRKVDQRVIVACFASHVHRVQQVLAAAARHGRRVAFVGRSMVRNMGIAAELGLLEVPEGLLVDLDQASNLPESKVLFVSTGSQGEPLSALSRMARGEHRQISIRAGDTVVLASSMIPGNETAVFGVVNGLTRLGANVVHQGNAKVHVSGHASAGELLYLYNAVRPSNVMPVHGEWKHLCANGELAIRTGVAPDNVVIAEDGVVVDLVDGKASRTGRVEVGHVYVDGLSVGDVGESTLSDRLVLGEGGFIAITVAVDSNTGRAVTSPTVSGRGFSDDPKALAAVVPLVEMELARTEAEAITDTHRIAQAVRRVVGRWVADTYRRRPMIVPTVIPV, encoded by the coding sequence GTGAGCTCACTTCCCGCCGGACCCGGCCCGACGCACCTCCCGCCCGCCCTTCCCGAGGGAGCCCTGCGCGTCGTCGCGCTCGGCGGCATCGGCGAGGTCGGGCGCAACATGACCGTCTTCGAATACGACGGCAGGCTCCTGATCGTCGACTGCGGCGTCCTCTTCCCGGAGGACGACCAGCCGGGCGTCGACCTGATCCTGCCCGATTTCCGTGCGATCGAGGACCGGCTCGACGACATCGACGGCCTCGTGCTCACGCACGGCCACGAGGACCACATCGGCGCCGTCCCGTTCCTGCTCCGGCTGCGCCCGGACGTGCCGATCTACGGCTCGCGCTTCACCAACGCACTGCTCGCGGCCAAGGCCAAGGAACACCGCCAGCGGCCGAAGCTGATCGAGGTGCGCGAGGGGGAGCGGCGCAAGGTCGGCGCGTTCGACCTGGAGTTCTTCGCCGTCAACCACTCGATCCCGGACGCGCTCGCGGTCGCCATCCGCACCCCGGCCGGCGTCGTGCTGCACACCGGCGACATCAAGCTGGACCAGCTGCCGCTCGACGGCAGGCTGACCGACCTGGCCGGTTTCTCGCGGCTCGGCGACGAGGGCGTGGACCTGTTCTGCGTCGACTCCACCAACGCCGAGGTGCCCGGGTTCGTGATGCCCGAGCGCGACATCGGCCCGGTGCTCGACGACGTGATCCGCAAGGTCGACCAGCGGGTGATCGTCGCCTGTTTCGCCAGCCACGTGCACCGCGTGCAGCAGGTGCTCGCGGCCGCCGCGCGGCACGGCCGGCGCGTCGCGTTCGTGGGCCGGTCGATGGTCCGGAACATGGGCATCGCGGCCGAGCTGGGCCTGCTGGAGGTTCCCGAGGGCCTGCTGGTGGACCTGGACCAGGCGAGCAACCTGCCGGAGAGCAAGGTTCTGTTCGTCTCGACCGGTTCGCAGGGCGAGCCGCTGTCCGCGCTGTCCCGGATGGCGCGTGGCGAGCACCGGCAGATCTCGATCCGGGCCGGCGACACGGTCGTGCTGGCCAGCTCGATGATCCCGGGCAATGAGACCGCGGTCTTCGGCGTGGTGAACGGCCTGACCCGGCTCGGCGCGAACGTGGTGCACCAGGGCAACGCGAAGGTGCACGTCTCCGGGCACGCGTCCGCGGGCGAGCTGCTCTACCTGTACAACGCGGTCCGGCCGAGCAACGTGATGCCGGTGCACGGCGAGTGGAAGCACCTGTGCGCCAACGGCGAGCTGGCCATCCGCACCGGCGTCGCGCCGGACAACGTCGTGATCGCCGAGGACGGCGTGGTCGTCGACCTGGTCGACGGCAAGGCGTCGCGCACCGGCCGGGTCGAGGTCGGGCACGTGTACGTGGACGGCCTGTCCGTCGGCGACGTCGGCGAGTCCACCCTGTCCGACCGGCTGGTGCTGGGCGAGGGCGGCTTCATCGCGATCACCGTGGCGGTCGATTCGAACACCGGCCGGGCGGTGACCAGCCCGACCGTTTCCGGGCGCGGGTTCTCCGACGACCCGAAGGCGCTGGCCGCCGTCGTGCCGCTGGTGGAGATGGAACTGGCCCGCACCGAAGCCGAGGCGATCACCGACACCCACCGGATCGCGCAGGCGGTGCGCCGGGTGGTCGGCCGGTGGGTGGCCGACACCTATCGCCGCCGGCCGATGATCGTGCCGACGGTGATCCCGGTCTGA
- the dapA gene encoding 4-hydroxy-tetrahydrodipicolinate synthase: MSTSPAAAPGRPFGRVLTAMATPFDRAGALDVKRAQELAEYLVDLGNDGLVVNGTTGESPTTSDEEKAALVRAVVEAVGDRATVVAGAGTNNTAHSIEQAHAAAEAGAHGLLVVTPYYSRPSQAGLYAHFTAVADATELPVMLYDIPPRSIVPIEVDTLQRLAEHPRIVAVKDAKGDLIAGSEVIANTQLAYYSGDDGLNLPWLSVGAVGAVSVIGHVVAGRIRAMFDAYDAGDASTARTNHRGMLPVLRAMSRVGGVAFSKAALRLRGFEIGDPRLPIVAPSEDQLDQIAADLAQGGVPLEDSGASAWHGARVAQADSQAAYTAPTSHTSVGTMPR; encoded by the coding sequence ATGTCCACCTCACCTGCCGCCGCGCCCGGACGCCCGTTCGGCCGCGTGCTCACCGCGATGGCCACCCCCTTCGACCGAGCCGGCGCGCTGGACGTGAAGCGGGCCCAGGAACTCGCCGAATACCTCGTGGACCTCGGCAACGACGGCCTCGTCGTCAACGGCACCACCGGCGAAAGCCCGACCACTTCCGACGAGGAGAAGGCCGCGCTGGTCCGCGCCGTCGTCGAGGCGGTCGGCGACCGCGCGACCGTCGTGGCCGGCGCGGGCACCAACAACACCGCGCACAGCATCGAGCAGGCGCACGCCGCCGCCGAAGCGGGCGCGCACGGCCTGCTCGTGGTCACCCCGTACTACTCGCGGCCGAGCCAGGCCGGGCTGTACGCGCACTTCACCGCCGTCGCCGACGCCACCGAGCTGCCGGTGATGCTCTACGACATCCCGCCGCGCTCGATCGTGCCGATCGAGGTCGACACGCTGCAACGGCTGGCCGAGCACCCGCGGATCGTCGCGGTGAAGGACGCCAAGGGCGACCTGATCGCCGGGTCCGAGGTCATCGCGAACACCCAGCTCGCCTACTACTCCGGCGACGACGGACTGAATCTGCCGTGGCTGTCGGTCGGCGCGGTCGGCGCGGTCAGCGTGATCGGGCACGTCGTGGCCGGCCGGATCCGTGCGATGTTCGACGCCTACGACGCGGGCGACGCGTCCACCGCGCGCACGAACCACCGCGGGATGCTGCCGGTGCTGCGTGCGATGTCGCGGGTCGGCGGCGTCGCGTTCAGCAAGGCGGCGCTGCGGCTGCGCGGCTTCGAGATCGGCGACCCGCGGCTGCCCATCGTGGCGCCTTCCGAGGACCAGCTGGACCAGATCGCGGCCGATCTCGCCCAGGGCGGCGTGCCGCTGGAGGACAGCGGGGCTTCGGCCTGGCATGGTGCACGGGTGGCACAAGCAGATTCGCAGGCGGCCTACACCGCCCCCACCTCGCACACCAGCGTTGGGACAATGCCCCGGTGA